From Primulina tabacum isolate GXHZ01 chromosome 2, ASM2559414v2, whole genome shotgun sequence, one genomic window encodes:
- the LOC142524813 gene encoding DDT domain-containing protein PTM-like isoform X2, whose translation MESEMLVPPPPKRRGRKRKIIDVQDVTVDCEGKKVLQTRSLKLIGRYVLKEFQGSGLFLGKIVSYASGLYRISYDDGDCEDLNSGELRSCLVEDGDLIGKWSERKEKLDNLLSKEVTPEVLKVENMVTECADQVDLSIPVELRNNDTGNYEVQEVHTDVDSSSDSCENTRDQDSILDMEVPLVPPPELPPSSGHIGVPEEYVSHLLSVYTFFRSFSVQLFLYPFGLDEFVGALNCSVANTLLDSVNVALMLVLKRHFERLSSEGSELALKCLRCLDWSLLDALTWPVYVVHYLLVMGYTNGPDWKGFHSHSLERDYYTLSAGRKLMVLQILCDDVLDSEELRAEMDAREESEVGIDVDRSAVFASTGVPRRAHPRYSKTSTCDDRQATQGITEHHEIQSFISHSMGSQVGEPVESSADKDGNGDECRLCGMDGFLLCCDGCPSSYHSRCLGLNKMHIAEGSWYCPECKINATEPKISRGTDLRGGNICGIDPYEQVFVATCDHLLVLKASIDSWTCLRYYSRHDIPKVVYAFYSKAEHVNLYSEICREIMHCWELSGNILPHYEVSETGLQLADGEISGECSGINSAEMANSDDMRSVQKPVLCDNILYTPKYDKPETTDPTLFSVSTIRPANPCEFNQQSTSSMTETFTHTTNNNNGSAIGNSLIGMPCTRRELDNRVGGNMYGRQHDGCLYMGSSFNSTDYINYYLHGDFAASAAASLAILSSEENQVPESRHLYNRRKGLSDSVSLQLKAFSMAAMRFFWPNTEKKLVEVPRERCSWCFSCKAPVSSRRGCLLNAAVSNSIKGAIKVLSGVRLMNNGDGRLPGITTYILFMEESLRGLLVGPFLNDAFRMRWRKQVERASTCNAIKIVLLELEENIRQIALSEDWMRLFDGISSQPSTSQVAVSVTGSTQKRRPGRRGRKPSIVVDVVVDGCQDEPSDFTWWRGGSLSKLVLQRGFLPRSVIRKAARQGCSTKIPGIYYLEGQETPKRTRQLVWRSAVEMSRSAAQLAHQVRCLDFHVRWSDLVRPEQVAYDGKGPETEASAFRNAFVSDKKIVEHEIRYCVAFGNQKHLPSRVMKNIAEIEQMTNDGKERYWFSETRIPLYLIKEYEEKTEKDNPMDEFFKLQRKQLNAFHKNIFAYLSLKRDNMERDYCCSCNLDLLYRNAVQCNACQGFCHGQCASSSTVNVNEEVEFFITCKRCCETQVATQVESSNGSPTSPLLLHGQDIRIAATTKKVGKLAGYRGSSASVRTVEHFSDVKSVNRSSVAKKSKIKNWGLIWGKKNCEVASSDFRLKNILFRGSPHLSLIQPSCRLCNQPCDSDLMYIRCETCECWFHAESLELDESKIFSLIGFKCCKCRRIRSPVCPYMDSEKKKALEDKIEQKQPSKQEISEMESDSGVIAEHYKEDLLAYSTLPTKAEISPLTADDQLLFSLSEVEQLTEHKSEVEHRLNNASVSVPGPRKLPVRRHVRQENQVDYPCPRDPFHVKSNVANYTEKLPFRRQITQENNLDCNSSTNSFKLEASEKLEANGMSYMQESSPPQVEWIVSNDNLDDGITLNYDSLGCDDMAFEPQTYFSFNELLASDDDVHTNGNESLENAMENWARSSLPENGSLGISYDQEEPTLSVETLDHLVPCKICSHTEPFPDLSCQACGVWIHGHCSPWVELSSWENGWKCGNCRESRW comes from the exons ATGGAGTCTGAGATGCTCGTGCCTCCGCCTCCAAAGCGGCGGGGAAGAAAAAGGAAGATAATTGATGTACAGGATGTGACTGTGGATTGTGAGGGCAAGAAGGTTTTGCAGACTAGGTCACTAAAGTTAATTGGTAGATATGTGCTGAAAGAGTTTCAGGGAAGTGGTTTGTTTTTGGGAAAAATTGTTTCTTATGCTTCAGGTTTGTATAGGATAAGCTATGATGATGGGGATTGTGAGGATTTGAATAGTGGTGAACTCAGGTCTTGTTTGGTTGAAGACGGTGATTTGATTGGTAAATGGTCGGAGAGGAAAGAGAAGTTGGACAATTTGCTAAGTAAAGAAGTCACTCCAGAGGTTTTGAAAGTTGAAAACATGGTGACAGAATGTGCCGATCAGGTTGATTTATCGATTCCAGTTGAATTGAGAAATAATGATACTGGTAATTATGAAGTACAAGAGGTTCACACTGATGTTGATTCTTCAAGTGATTCATGTGAGAATACTCGAGATCAGGATTCTATTCTAGACATGGAAGTGCCACTTGTTCCACCACCTGAATTGCCTCCTTCCTCTGGACACATTGGTGTTCCTGAGGAGTATGTTTCACACCTTCTCTCTGTCTACACATTCTTTCGTTCCTTTAGTGTGCAACTCTTTCTTTATCCCTTTGGATTAGATGAATTTGTGGGGGCACTTAATTGTTCTGTTGCAAATACATTGTTGGATTCTGTTAACGTTGCTCTAATGCTTGTCCTGAAGCGCCATTTTGAGAGGCTCTCCTCAGAGGGTTCAGAACTTGCATTAAAATGTCTGAG GTGCCTGGACTGGAGCTTGCTTGATGCTTTGACTTGGCCTGTTTATGTGGTCCACTATCTATTGGTGATGGGTTATACAAATGGACCTGACTGGAAAGGTTTCCATAGCCATTCTCTGGAGAGAGATTATTACACTTTGTCAGCTGGAAGGAAGTTGATGGTTTTGCAGATTTTATGTGACGATGTTTTGGATTCTGAAGAGCTAAGAGCAGAAATGGATGCTCGTGAGGAATCTGAAGTTGGAATAGACGTTGATAGAAGTGCGGTATTTGCTTCCACTGGTGTTCCTAGAAGAGCGCATCCTAGATACTCTAAAACTTCTACCTGTGATGACAGACAAGCCACACAAGGTATCACAGAGCATCATGAGATACAATCATTTATCAGCCACTCAATGGGATCTCAAGTAGGTGAACCAGTGGAAAGTTCTGCTGACAAGGATGGTAATGGTGATGAATGCCGTCTTTGTGGAATGGATGGATTTCTGCTCTGCTGTGATGGCTGCCCGTCATCTTATCACTCAAGATGCTTAGGACTGAACAAGATGCATATAGCAGAGGGCTCCTGGTACTGTCCTGAGTGTAAAATAAACGCAACTGAACCTAAAATTTCACGAGGAACGGATTTGAGAGGAGGAAATATTTGCGGTATTGATCCATATGAACAAGTTTTTGTTGCTACGTGCGACCATTTGCTTGT ATTGAAAGCTTCGATTGACTCTTGGACCTGCCTTAGATACTACAGCAGGCACGACATTCCCAAAGTTGTCTATGCTTTTTATTCAAAAGCAGAACATGTCAATTTGTATTCAGAAATATGCAGGGAGATAATGCATTGTTGGGAACTGTCAGGAAACATTTTACCACATTATGAGGTTTCTgaaactggcttgcagttagcAGATGGGGAAATTAGTGGTGAATGTTCTG GTATTAATTCAGCAGAGATGGCTAACTCAGATGATATGAGAAGTGTTCAAAAACCTGTCTTATgtgataatattttgtatacGCCTAAGTATGACAAGCCAGAGACAACTGACCCGACTTTGTTCAGTGTTTCAACCATCCGGCCTGCTAATCCTTGTGAGTTTAATCAACAAAGCACTTCAAGCATGACAGAAACTTTTACTCACaccacaaataataataatggttCTGCAATTGGTAATTCTTTGATTGGCATGCCTTGTACTCGTCGGGAACTTGATAACCGTGTTGGCGGAAACATGTATGGAAGACAACATGATGGTTGCTTATACATGGGATCTTCATTCAACTCAACtgattatataaattattatttgcaTGGAGATTTCGCTGCTTCTGCAGCTGCTAGTTTGGCCATTCTTTCATCTGAGGAAAATCAAGTTCCTGAGTCTCGCCACTTATATAACCGTCGTAAGGGTTTATCTGACAGTGTTTCGCTTCAGCTGAAAGCATTCTCCATGGCAGCTATGCGATTCTTCTGGCCAAACACTGAGAAAAAGCTTGTTGAAGTCCCAAGAGAAAGGTGTAGCTGGTGCTTTTCTTGTAAGGCTCCTGTTTCAAGCAGGAGAGGATGCTTGTTAAATGCAGCTGTTTCAAATTCCATTAAAGGGGCTATCAAGGTACTTTCTGGTGTTCGTCTTATGAACAATGGGGATGGGAGGCTTCCTGGTATAACAACATACATATTGTTTATGGAGGAGAGCTTAAGAGGTCTTTTAGTTGGTCCCTTCCTTAATGATGCTTTCAGAATGCGATGGCGCAAACAAGTGGAACGGGCTTCCACTTGCAATGCAATAAAGATCGTTTTACTTGAA CTTGAGGAAAATATACGTCAAATTGCACTTTCAGAAGATTGGATGAGGCTCTTTGATGGTATTTCAAGCCAACCTTCCACTTCTCAAGTGGCAGTGAGTGTTACTGGATCAACTCAGAAGCGCCGACCTGGGAGGCGTGGCCGGAAACCCTCTATCGTGGTCGATGTTGTGGTTGATGGTTGTCAGGATGAGCCGTCTGATTTCACCTGGTGGCGTGGGGGTTCATTGTCGAAGCTTGTACTCCAGAGAGGGTTTCTTCCACGTTCAGTGATTAGAAAAGCAGCTCGGCAAG GTTGTTCAACGAAAATACCTGGAATATATTATCTAGAAGGGCAAGAAACTCCTAAAAGAACCCGGCAGCTTGTTTGGCGGTCAGCGGTTGAAATGAGCAGAAGCGCAGCACAGCTCGCACATCAG GTCAGATGCCTAGATTTTCATGTGAGGTGGAGTGATCTTGTTCGTCCAGAACAGGTTGCCTACGATGGAAAAGGTCCTGAGACAGAAGCTTCTGCCTTCAGAAATGCTTTCGTTAGTGATAAGAAAATTGTAGAGCATGAAATCAGATACTGTGTCGCTTTTGGTAATCAGAAGCACCTTCCATCTCGAGTCATGAAGAACATTGCAGAAATTGAGCAAATGACAAATGATGGAAAGGAAAGATATTGGTTTTCAGAGACACGAATCCCTTTATATCTTATCAAAGAATATGAAGAAAAAACAGAGAAAGACAATCCTATGGATGAGTTTTTCAAACTTCAGAGGAAGCAGTTGAATGCTTTCCATAAAAACATATTTGCATATCTCTCTCTGAAGCGAGATAACATGGAAAGGGATTATTGTTGTTCTTGCAATCTAGATCTCTTGTATAG GAATGCTGTCCAATGCAATGCATGCCAAG GTTTTTGTCACGGTCAGTGTGCTTCCAGTTCAACAGTTAATGTGAACGAAGAGGTTGAGTTTTTTATCACATGCAAGCGGTGCTGTGAGACTCAGGTGGCCACACAAGTTGAAAGTAGCAATGGGTCGCCTACAAGTCCTCTGCTCCTTCATGGACAAGACATTAGAATAGCTGCCACCACCAAGAAAGTTGGAAAGTTAGCAGGATATAGAGGATCATCAGCATCTGTGAGAACTGTGGAGCATTTTTCTGATGTTAAATCTGTCAATCGCTCTTCAGTTGCCaagaaaagtaaaataaaaaactgGGGTTTGATATGGGGGAAGAAGAATTGTGAGGTTGCGAGCAGCGATTTTAGGTTGAAAAACATTCTTTTCAGAGGCAGTCCACATCTGAGCTTGATACAGCCTTCCTGCCGGCTTTGTAATCAGCCATGCGACAGTGACCTAATGTACATTCGCTGTGAAACATGCGAAT GTTGGTTTCATGCTGAGTCCTTGGAACTGGACGAGTCTAAGATTTTTTCTTTGATTGGATTCAAATGCTGCAAGTGTCGGAGGATAAGATCTCCCGTGTGTCCATACATGGATTCTGAAAAAAAGAAGGCTTTGGAGGACAAAATAGAGCAAAAACAGCCTTCAAAGCAGGAGATTTCGGAAATGGAATCTGACTCTGGTGTAATTGCGGAGCATTACAAGGAAGATTTACTGGCTTATTCTACATTACCCACCAAGGCCGAAATTAGTCCCTTAACAGCTGATGATCAGCTTCTTTTTTCTCTTTCTGAAGTTGAGCAATTAACTGAGCACAAATCAGAAGTGGAACACAGATTGAATAATGCCTCTGTATCTGTGCCCGGACCCCGGAAACTACCAGTCAGAAGACATGTCAGACAAGAAAATCAAGTAGATTATCCTTGTCCTAGAGATCCATTTCATGTCAAATCAAATGTGGCAAACTATACAGAAAAACTACCCTTCAGGAGACAAATAACACAAGAAAACAACTTAGACTGTAACTCGTCTACCAATTCCTTTAAATTGGAAGCATCCGAAAAATTGGAAGCAAATGGTATGAGCTATATGCAGGAATCATCACCCCCGCAAGTTGAATGGATTGTTTCTAATGATAACTTGGATGATGGTATAACTTTGAACTATGATTCCCTTGGATGTGACGACATGGCCTTCGAACCTCAGACCTACTTCTCTTTCAATGAGTTACTTGCATCTGATGACGACGTTCACACAAATGGGAATGAATCCCTGGAAAATGCTATGGAAAATTGGGCAAGGTCTTCCCTTCCAGAAAACGGATCCCTCGGAATATCTTATGATCAGGAAGAACCCACCTTATCTGTAGAAACattggatcaccttgttccttGTAAGATTTGTTCTCATACCGAACCATTCCCAGATCTTTCTTGCCAGGCATGTGGTGTGTGGATACACGGCCATTGTTCGCCCTGGGTCGAGTTGTCATCTTGGGAGAATGGCTGGAAGTGTGGCAATTGCCGTGAGTCGAGATGGTAG
- the LOC142524813 gene encoding DDT domain-containing protein PTM-like isoform X1 gives MESEMLVPPPPKRRGRKRKIIDVQDVTVDCEGKKVLQTRSLKLIGRYVLKEFQGSGLFLGKIVSYASGLYRISYDDGDCEDLNSGELRSCLVEDGDLIGKWSERKEKLDNLLSKEVTPEVLKVENMVTECADQVDLSIPVELRNNDTGNYEVQEVHTDVDSSSDSCENTRDQDSILDMEVPLVPPPELPPSSGHIGVPEEYVSHLLSVYTFFRSFSVQLFLYPFGLDEFVGALNCSVANTLLDSVNVALMLVLKRHFERLSSEGSELALKCLRCLDWSLLDALTWPVYVVHYLLVMGYTNGPDWKGFHSHSLERDYYTLSAGRKLMVLQILCDDVLDSEELRAEMDAREESEVGIDVDRSAVFASTGVPRRAHPRYSKTSTCDDRQATQGITEHHEIQSFISHSMGSQVGEPVESSADKDGNGDECRLCGMDGFLLCCDGCPSSYHSRCLGLNKMHIAEGSWYCPECKINATEPKISRGTDLRGGNICGIDPYEQVFVATCDHLLVLKASIDSWTCLRYYSRHDIPKVVYAFYSKAEHVNLYSEICREIMHCWELSGNILPHYEVSETGLQLADGEISGECSGQSLNLLYKLVQDMAVIDNVGSCITGINSAEMANSDDMRSVQKPVLCDNILYTPKYDKPETTDPTLFSVSTIRPANPCEFNQQSTSSMTETFTHTTNNNNGSAIGNSLIGMPCTRRELDNRVGGNMYGRQHDGCLYMGSSFNSTDYINYYLHGDFAASAAASLAILSSEENQVPESRHLYNRRKGLSDSVSLQLKAFSMAAMRFFWPNTEKKLVEVPRERCSWCFSCKAPVSSRRGCLLNAAVSNSIKGAIKVLSGVRLMNNGDGRLPGITTYILFMEESLRGLLVGPFLNDAFRMRWRKQVERASTCNAIKIVLLELEENIRQIALSEDWMRLFDGISSQPSTSQVAVSVTGSTQKRRPGRRGRKPSIVVDVVVDGCQDEPSDFTWWRGGSLSKLVLQRGFLPRSVIRKAARQGCSTKIPGIYYLEGQETPKRTRQLVWRSAVEMSRSAAQLAHQVRCLDFHVRWSDLVRPEQVAYDGKGPETEASAFRNAFVSDKKIVEHEIRYCVAFGNQKHLPSRVMKNIAEIEQMTNDGKERYWFSETRIPLYLIKEYEEKTEKDNPMDEFFKLQRKQLNAFHKNIFAYLSLKRDNMERDYCCSCNLDLLYRNAVQCNACQGFCHGQCASSSTVNVNEEVEFFITCKRCCETQVATQVESSNGSPTSPLLLHGQDIRIAATTKKVGKLAGYRGSSASVRTVEHFSDVKSVNRSSVAKKSKIKNWGLIWGKKNCEVASSDFRLKNILFRGSPHLSLIQPSCRLCNQPCDSDLMYIRCETCECWFHAESLELDESKIFSLIGFKCCKCRRIRSPVCPYMDSEKKKALEDKIEQKQPSKQEISEMESDSGVIAEHYKEDLLAYSTLPTKAEISPLTADDQLLFSLSEVEQLTEHKSEVEHRLNNASVSVPGPRKLPVRRHVRQENQVDYPCPRDPFHVKSNVANYTEKLPFRRQITQENNLDCNSSTNSFKLEASEKLEANGMSYMQESSPPQVEWIVSNDNLDDGITLNYDSLGCDDMAFEPQTYFSFNELLASDDDVHTNGNESLENAMENWARSSLPENGSLGISYDQEEPTLSVETLDHLVPCKICSHTEPFPDLSCQACGVWIHGHCSPWVELSSWENGWKCGNCRESRW, from the exons ATGGAGTCTGAGATGCTCGTGCCTCCGCCTCCAAAGCGGCGGGGAAGAAAAAGGAAGATAATTGATGTACAGGATGTGACTGTGGATTGTGAGGGCAAGAAGGTTTTGCAGACTAGGTCACTAAAGTTAATTGGTAGATATGTGCTGAAAGAGTTTCAGGGAAGTGGTTTGTTTTTGGGAAAAATTGTTTCTTATGCTTCAGGTTTGTATAGGATAAGCTATGATGATGGGGATTGTGAGGATTTGAATAGTGGTGAACTCAGGTCTTGTTTGGTTGAAGACGGTGATTTGATTGGTAAATGGTCGGAGAGGAAAGAGAAGTTGGACAATTTGCTAAGTAAAGAAGTCACTCCAGAGGTTTTGAAAGTTGAAAACATGGTGACAGAATGTGCCGATCAGGTTGATTTATCGATTCCAGTTGAATTGAGAAATAATGATACTGGTAATTATGAAGTACAAGAGGTTCACACTGATGTTGATTCTTCAAGTGATTCATGTGAGAATACTCGAGATCAGGATTCTATTCTAGACATGGAAGTGCCACTTGTTCCACCACCTGAATTGCCTCCTTCCTCTGGACACATTGGTGTTCCTGAGGAGTATGTTTCACACCTTCTCTCTGTCTACACATTCTTTCGTTCCTTTAGTGTGCAACTCTTTCTTTATCCCTTTGGATTAGATGAATTTGTGGGGGCACTTAATTGTTCTGTTGCAAATACATTGTTGGATTCTGTTAACGTTGCTCTAATGCTTGTCCTGAAGCGCCATTTTGAGAGGCTCTCCTCAGAGGGTTCAGAACTTGCATTAAAATGTCTGAG GTGCCTGGACTGGAGCTTGCTTGATGCTTTGACTTGGCCTGTTTATGTGGTCCACTATCTATTGGTGATGGGTTATACAAATGGACCTGACTGGAAAGGTTTCCATAGCCATTCTCTGGAGAGAGATTATTACACTTTGTCAGCTGGAAGGAAGTTGATGGTTTTGCAGATTTTATGTGACGATGTTTTGGATTCTGAAGAGCTAAGAGCAGAAATGGATGCTCGTGAGGAATCTGAAGTTGGAATAGACGTTGATAGAAGTGCGGTATTTGCTTCCACTGGTGTTCCTAGAAGAGCGCATCCTAGATACTCTAAAACTTCTACCTGTGATGACAGACAAGCCACACAAGGTATCACAGAGCATCATGAGATACAATCATTTATCAGCCACTCAATGGGATCTCAAGTAGGTGAACCAGTGGAAAGTTCTGCTGACAAGGATGGTAATGGTGATGAATGCCGTCTTTGTGGAATGGATGGATTTCTGCTCTGCTGTGATGGCTGCCCGTCATCTTATCACTCAAGATGCTTAGGACTGAACAAGATGCATATAGCAGAGGGCTCCTGGTACTGTCCTGAGTGTAAAATAAACGCAACTGAACCTAAAATTTCACGAGGAACGGATTTGAGAGGAGGAAATATTTGCGGTATTGATCCATATGAACAAGTTTTTGTTGCTACGTGCGACCATTTGCTTGT ATTGAAAGCTTCGATTGACTCTTGGACCTGCCTTAGATACTACAGCAGGCACGACATTCCCAAAGTTGTCTATGCTTTTTATTCAAAAGCAGAACATGTCAATTTGTATTCAGAAATATGCAGGGAGATAATGCATTGTTGGGAACTGTCAGGAAACATTTTACCACATTATGAGGTTTCTgaaactggcttgcagttagcAGATGGGGAAATTAGTGGTGAATGTTCTGGTCAGTCCCTTAATTTATTGTATAAGTTGGTCCAAGACATGGCTGTGATTGATAATGTTGGAAGCTGCATTACAGGTATTAATTCAGCAGAGATGGCTAACTCAGATGATATGAGAAGTGTTCAAAAACCTGTCTTATgtgataatattttgtatacGCCTAAGTATGACAAGCCAGAGACAACTGACCCGACTTTGTTCAGTGTTTCAACCATCCGGCCTGCTAATCCTTGTGAGTTTAATCAACAAAGCACTTCAAGCATGACAGAAACTTTTACTCACaccacaaataataataatggttCTGCAATTGGTAATTCTTTGATTGGCATGCCTTGTACTCGTCGGGAACTTGATAACCGTGTTGGCGGAAACATGTATGGAAGACAACATGATGGTTGCTTATACATGGGATCTTCATTCAACTCAACtgattatataaattattatttgcaTGGAGATTTCGCTGCTTCTGCAGCTGCTAGTTTGGCCATTCTTTCATCTGAGGAAAATCAAGTTCCTGAGTCTCGCCACTTATATAACCGTCGTAAGGGTTTATCTGACAGTGTTTCGCTTCAGCTGAAAGCATTCTCCATGGCAGCTATGCGATTCTTCTGGCCAAACACTGAGAAAAAGCTTGTTGAAGTCCCAAGAGAAAGGTGTAGCTGGTGCTTTTCTTGTAAGGCTCCTGTTTCAAGCAGGAGAGGATGCTTGTTAAATGCAGCTGTTTCAAATTCCATTAAAGGGGCTATCAAGGTACTTTCTGGTGTTCGTCTTATGAACAATGGGGATGGGAGGCTTCCTGGTATAACAACATACATATTGTTTATGGAGGAGAGCTTAAGAGGTCTTTTAGTTGGTCCCTTCCTTAATGATGCTTTCAGAATGCGATGGCGCAAACAAGTGGAACGGGCTTCCACTTGCAATGCAATAAAGATCGTTTTACTTGAA CTTGAGGAAAATATACGTCAAATTGCACTTTCAGAAGATTGGATGAGGCTCTTTGATGGTATTTCAAGCCAACCTTCCACTTCTCAAGTGGCAGTGAGTGTTACTGGATCAACTCAGAAGCGCCGACCTGGGAGGCGTGGCCGGAAACCCTCTATCGTGGTCGATGTTGTGGTTGATGGTTGTCAGGATGAGCCGTCTGATTTCACCTGGTGGCGTGGGGGTTCATTGTCGAAGCTTGTACTCCAGAGAGGGTTTCTTCCACGTTCAGTGATTAGAAAAGCAGCTCGGCAAG GTTGTTCAACGAAAATACCTGGAATATATTATCTAGAAGGGCAAGAAACTCCTAAAAGAACCCGGCAGCTTGTTTGGCGGTCAGCGGTTGAAATGAGCAGAAGCGCAGCACAGCTCGCACATCAG GTCAGATGCCTAGATTTTCATGTGAGGTGGAGTGATCTTGTTCGTCCAGAACAGGTTGCCTACGATGGAAAAGGTCCTGAGACAGAAGCTTCTGCCTTCAGAAATGCTTTCGTTAGTGATAAGAAAATTGTAGAGCATGAAATCAGATACTGTGTCGCTTTTGGTAATCAGAAGCACCTTCCATCTCGAGTCATGAAGAACATTGCAGAAATTGAGCAAATGACAAATGATGGAAAGGAAAGATATTGGTTTTCAGAGACACGAATCCCTTTATATCTTATCAAAGAATATGAAGAAAAAACAGAGAAAGACAATCCTATGGATGAGTTTTTCAAACTTCAGAGGAAGCAGTTGAATGCTTTCCATAAAAACATATTTGCATATCTCTCTCTGAAGCGAGATAACATGGAAAGGGATTATTGTTGTTCTTGCAATCTAGATCTCTTGTATAG GAATGCTGTCCAATGCAATGCATGCCAAG GTTTTTGTCACGGTCAGTGTGCTTCCAGTTCAACAGTTAATGTGAACGAAGAGGTTGAGTTTTTTATCACATGCAAGCGGTGCTGTGAGACTCAGGTGGCCACACAAGTTGAAAGTAGCAATGGGTCGCCTACAAGTCCTCTGCTCCTTCATGGACAAGACATTAGAATAGCTGCCACCACCAAGAAAGTTGGAAAGTTAGCAGGATATAGAGGATCATCAGCATCTGTGAGAACTGTGGAGCATTTTTCTGATGTTAAATCTGTCAATCGCTCTTCAGTTGCCaagaaaagtaaaataaaaaactgGGGTTTGATATGGGGGAAGAAGAATTGTGAGGTTGCGAGCAGCGATTTTAGGTTGAAAAACATTCTTTTCAGAGGCAGTCCACATCTGAGCTTGATACAGCCTTCCTGCCGGCTTTGTAATCAGCCATGCGACAGTGACCTAATGTACATTCGCTGTGAAACATGCGAAT GTTGGTTTCATGCTGAGTCCTTGGAACTGGACGAGTCTAAGATTTTTTCTTTGATTGGATTCAAATGCTGCAAGTGTCGGAGGATAAGATCTCCCGTGTGTCCATACATGGATTCTGAAAAAAAGAAGGCTTTGGAGGACAAAATAGAGCAAAAACAGCCTTCAAAGCAGGAGATTTCGGAAATGGAATCTGACTCTGGTGTAATTGCGGAGCATTACAAGGAAGATTTACTGGCTTATTCTACATTACCCACCAAGGCCGAAATTAGTCCCTTAACAGCTGATGATCAGCTTCTTTTTTCTCTTTCTGAAGTTGAGCAATTAACTGAGCACAAATCAGAAGTGGAACACAGATTGAATAATGCCTCTGTATCTGTGCCCGGACCCCGGAAACTACCAGTCAGAAGACATGTCAGACAAGAAAATCAAGTAGATTATCCTTGTCCTAGAGATCCATTTCATGTCAAATCAAATGTGGCAAACTATACAGAAAAACTACCCTTCAGGAGACAAATAACACAAGAAAACAACTTAGACTGTAACTCGTCTACCAATTCCTTTAAATTGGAAGCATCCGAAAAATTGGAAGCAAATGGTATGAGCTATATGCAGGAATCATCACCCCCGCAAGTTGAATGGATTGTTTCTAATGATAACTTGGATGATGGTATAACTTTGAACTATGATTCCCTTGGATGTGACGACATGGCCTTCGAACCTCAGACCTACTTCTCTTTCAATGAGTTACTTGCATCTGATGACGACGTTCACACAAATGGGAATGAATCCCTGGAAAATGCTATGGAAAATTGGGCAAGGTCTTCCCTTCCAGAAAACGGATCCCTCGGAATATCTTATGATCAGGAAGAACCCACCTTATCTGTAGAAACattggatcaccttgttccttGTAAGATTTGTTCTCATACCGAACCATTCCCAGATCTTTCTTGCCAGGCATGTGGTGTGTGGATACACGGCCATTGTTCGCCCTGGGTCGAGTTGTCATCTTGGGAGAATGGCTGGAAGTGTGGCAATTGCCGTGAGTCGAGATGGTAG